A window of the Pristiophorus japonicus isolate sPriJap1 chromosome 13, sPriJap1.hap1, whole genome shotgun sequence genome harbors these coding sequences:
- the mt2 gene encoding metallothionein-2 has translation MSDAPCTCNQGGSCTCENNCKCKDCKCTSCKKSCCACCPVGCSKCAQGCVCKGASDKCSCCP, from the exons ATGTCTGACGCTCCTTGCACGTGTAACCAGG GCGGCTCCTGTACTTGCGAGAACAACTGTAAATGCAAAGACTGCAAGTGCACATCGTGTAAGAAGA gttgCTGCGCCTGTTGTCCAGTCGGCTGCAGCAAATGTGCTCAGGGCTGTGTGTGCAAAGGAGCCAGTGACAAGTGCAGCTGTTGCCCGTGA